The genomic stretch TTTGGCGCACGGAGTCGATCTGCTGACTGTGCTGATATCTCATGGTTGATGTGATGAGAGACATGCCTGCCAGATTATCTGCCAGCCGTAGGACCTGTAGGAGAGTATGGAATTCAGAAATCACGTTCACATGATGatactactagtagtagtagacAGCTGCACCTGCATTGCATTGCAGCCAAATTGATTGATGATTAGAGTGTCTCCACTTTTCCTTTCCCGTTGTTTTTTCGTTCTTCCACGCACCGGCCAGCTCTGCCAAACTTCTCGTATATAGTAGCTATATTTCTCCTCGTTCACATGAGAATTGAGACATGACCACACCGCCAACACGTACCGGTGGCCGCTTCCCTTCCCTTCCATCCATCTTCCATCCTGAGCTCTGAGAGCTCGATCCTTCTTTTCTTCTTCGTAATTGCTAGCTAGCTCTCCATCACAATTCATTCACATACTACAGTACAGCAGAGCAGAGCACAGCACTACTCAAAGAGTGAAGAGAGAGATGCATAATCCTGGCTTAGTTGCGCTGTACATCACCATCTGCTccgtcctcttcctcctctccaaGATGCtcatctccttcctcctctaCAAGAAATGGGCGCGGAAGAAGAGGATCATCGACAACAGCCTAGCCGGCGGCGGCAAGATGGTCATCTTCCGCTCCGCCACCATGGCCATGCCGCAGTCGCTCACCCCCAAGTCCTTGCTCGCCATGCTCATGGGACTCTCCACCAAGGACGTGATCGGCGCCGGCGGCTACGGCACCGTCTACCGCCTGCGCCTGGACGACAAGACGGCCTTCGCCGTCAAGAGGCTCAACCGGGGCACCGCCGAGATGGACCGGGGATTCGAGCGGGAGCTGGACGCCATGGGCGACATCAAGCACCGCAACGTCGTCCCGCTCTGCGGCTACTACGCAGAAACGCACTTCAACCTCCTCATCTACGAGCTGATGCCCAACGGGAGCCTGGACCAGGCGCTGCATCATCATCTGCAACTGCAAGCGAGCCGCCTCGACTGGCCTGCTCGCTACCGGATCGCCGTGGGCGTTGCTCGCGGCCTCTCGTACCTCCACCACGACTGCATCCCGCACGTGATCCACCGCGACATCAAGTCCAGCAACATCCTCCTGGACCACCACATGGAGGCGCGCCTCTCCGACTTCGGCCTCGCCACGCTCATGAACCCCAGCGCCAGCCACGTCACCACCCTCGTCGCCGGCACCTTCGGCTACCTGGCGCCCGAGTACTTCGACACCGGCAGGGCCACCACCAAGGGCGACGTCTACAGCTACGGCGTCCTCCTGCTGGAGCTGCTCACGGGGAAGAGGCCCACCGACGAGTCCTTCCTGGAGAACGGCACAAGGCTCGTCACCTGGGTCAAGGAGACCATGGAGGAGAAGCGGGAGGAGCACGCCATAGACGAGGCTCTGCTCAAGCTGCACCACCACCACTTACCCACCGAGGAAGTCAGGTTGGTCTTCTCCGTCGCCGACAGGTGCCTCGACGCTGATCCCGCAAACAGACCAACCATGGCGCAAGTTGTCAAGATGCTGGAGCAAGGCAAAAACACCACCCACCACCACTCATCAAcgtcaccgccaccaccaccaactgcaGACCATCCTATTCTTAATCCTATATAGGAGTATTGATCTTCCTCTTCCTATGTACAGTATGTAGCTCTCTCCATGCATATATGGGTTAATAATAATTAACGTACGTAGAGGTACTGAGGTAGGATTCAATATATACATCATGCGTTTTTGATTAATTAATTTAATTTTGTTCTCTCTTATATTAAAAGGCGGCAAGAACTCTGCCGAATTTTTATTAGACGAtagaaataggaaaaaaaaaagacaaattaCAAACTAGACGGCCGGGGCGACAAAAACGCCCAACCACTAAACGGTCTCGTGACTGTCCTCTCGACCTATATATAAACCAATATATAATTGATCGGAAACCAAAACTGCCACGGTGCAAGGACTTTAGAACTAATAGCACTGCTGCCGAGATATGTTAGATTTGTGCAAATAGTGATGGTGCCAAGCCCTGGGTGACTGGGTCTAAATTCTGAAATCAAACTAATGtttgagaaaaacaaaaaagacgGCACTGCAGGCTGCACTATATGGGCCGGGCTGTGGCACCCTCCCTCGGCCATGCCGTTTGAAAGATGCGAATGAATTTGCCATGGGCCACGGGCCAGGCTGTTTGCAGCTGCAGGCGAATGCGTGCGAGACCGGCGCAGCGAATGTCAGTGTCGTCGTGACCAAGTATCTCGTCAACGTCGCCACCGTTTGTCTTCGATTCGATTCCTCGCTCCATCTCCGGCCGTCACCGTCAGTCGTCGGGGCTCCCGTCTCTTCCTCTTCCTGCTGCTTTTCGATCGTAGGCATTGCTTGTCTGGCTTGgattgcctgcctgcctgcctttaAAATTACCGGCCGCCGCAAGGTTGGACTCGGACCAGAAATCAAATTAAAGAGACCAATCCTAATCCTAAGCTGGCAAGGAAAGCACACAATGCAAACGAAACAACTGTCGCGTGCAAATGCAATGCAAGCACGAAAATACACGCAAGCAGCAGCTACCCGTTCCGACGGCAAATGGCAGCAACCGGCCGGGTCATATATACACGACTCGCAGCCCTACGGCGCCGCGCGCCCGTGACCCGGCTGGCCCCCGGTTGTTATGCCCTGGTGATAACTGTAGTCCGTATAACTTTAGCACTTGTTTAGTTGCGAAAACTATTTAGATTTTGTtactgtaatatttttgtttttatttgacaaacattgttcaaccatgaaataactaggcttaaaagatttgccttgtttcatttatatttaatgttccatacatgtgtcgtaagatttgtacagtttagtcggaattgacgagacgaatcttttgagcctagttagtccataattggataatatttatcaaatacaaacgaaagtgttactattcttattttgcaaaaatttttggaagtaaacaaagccttaggaaAATAATGAATCAATACAACTTCATTTTGCCGCAGAGAAATAACAAAAGCGTGCCACTGATCTGGGAAACAAGTtacagaagaaaaaaaatgcaagCTAAGAAATCATTTGAGCTAAAAAGCTGAGCTGAGGCGACCTTGCACAGGTTGTATGTATGCCTATATATGTATGTACGCATATATGTTATGTTCACTGGGTCTCGCTGTTGCTGGTCGccgtgttgttgctgctgctcgtCACCAccgcattgttgttgttgttggcgtTGCTGTTACTCGTCGGGGCCTGCTGCTGCCCCTGCTCTTGCCCTTGCCCTTGCCCATGATGAATTGCAATTGGAATTGGAtgacctccgccgccgcctaTGATGGAcgtgatggccgccgccagcgccaCCGTGAAGTTGGGGTCCGCGGTgatggcggccgccgccgcagtGACGGTGTCCATGTGCGGCGGCGCGTCAGCCGCTGCCACGGCGGCTCTGCTACTAGTGCCAACATTGTTGTTATTGTCCGATGTCGATGACGATGACATGTGCAGGCCGGAGAACTTGGACGAAGACTGGTGGGCGTTGTAGAGCGCGGCCGCCTGCAGGTGGTGGTGCTGCTGCTGGACCTGCTGGTGCGGTGGCAGCGGGACTTGGAAGTGCGGCTGCGGTCGTGCAGCAGCGGGCGGGCCGTGTGTGAGGTCGAGCGTGACGGTGGGGAACGGCGCGGAGGCGGAGATGGTGGCCATGCTGGAGGAGCACGGCAGCACGGCCCGCGCCAGGAAGTTGGAGGTCATCATGTCCCCGCTGGGCATGGAGCCGGACAGCAGCATGGAGGCTGCGGCGGAGGTGGTggaggccatggccatggcggcGGGCGGGAGCGGGTGGTTGTGGGTGCCCTCGTAGGTGGTGATGAGGATGGAGCGGTCGTCGGCGCAGCGCTGAACCTGCGTGCGTTGCGTGTGCCAGCTGGTCAGTCAAAgtcagcatgcatgcatgcatgtacaaaGCAAAGGAAAGGAGCATCCCGGTCCAAGGTCCGAGAGGTCCGGTCAAAACACGCAAATAAATGCGATGCGAGCAGCAGCCGTTGACTGGGTCCTTCTCCCTCTTCTCACCTGCTTCCGCACGGGGCAGCCGTTGGCCATGGTGCAGCGGTAGTAGGCTCGCG from Sorghum bicolor cultivar BTx623 chromosome 3, Sorghum_bicolor_NCBIv3, whole genome shotgun sequence encodes the following:
- the LOC110433526 gene encoding receptor-like serine/threonine-protein kinase At1g78530; this translates as MHNPGLVALYITICSVLFLLSKMLISFLLYKKWARKKRIIDNSLAGGGKMVIFRSATMAMPQSLTPKSLLAMLMGLSTKDVIGAGGYGTVYRLRLDDKTAFAVKRLNRGTAEMDRGFERELDAMGDIKHRNVVPLCGYYAETHFNLLIYELMPNGSLDQALHHHLQLQASRLDWPARYRIAVGVARGLSYLHHDCIPHVIHRDIKSSNILLDHHMEARLSDFGLATLMNPSASHVTTLVAGTFGYLAPEYFDTGRATTKGDVYSYGVLLLELLTGKRPTDESFLENGTRLVTWVKETMEEKREEHAIDEALLKLHHHHLPTEEVRLVFSVADRCLDADPANRPTMAQVVKMLEQGKNTTHHHSSTSPPPPPTADHPILNPI